A segment of the Siphonobacter curvatus genome:
TACACCGGACTTTGATTATCACCCCGGTGAGTCGGTACTGGTACCGAGTGAAAAAACCATGCGAATCGATTTTCCGGAAGCTACGTTTCAGAGTCCGACGCAGTGTCTGGCTCTGGCCATTGCTCAGGATGAGATTACAAAATTTACGAACCAGCTCAACGAAACGGTTCCGTTGATTGATTCGACTTCGGGTTGGCGGTGGTCGGAAAGCAGTTTTTATTTTTCCAATACCTCAACGATCAACGCACTGATTGCCCGGCTCATCGACATTTTTACCGAAAACAATCCGGCCAAGGAATTCTTCGCCGATCTGGTACTCAAGGAGCTAACCATTCGACTCATCCAGACGCAGGCCCGTCGTCTACTCCTGGATCAGGGGCAGAAACAGACTACTACTAATCGCTGGATGTACATCACGCAGTACATTCAGGAAAACCTGCACACGGCCTTCAACATACGTCAGCTAGCGGATAAGGCCTGCATGAGCGAACCTAATTTTTATCGGCAGTTTAAGGCCCAGTTTGGTCTCTCGCCACTGGAATTTATTAATCAACAACGTATCCGACTGGCTCAGCAATTACTGAAAACCACCAGTCGCAGCGTCAGTGACATCAGCGTAACCTGCGGATTCAATAACCTCAATCACTTCCTGAAACTCTTTAAACGGTACAATCAGCTGACGCCGTTGCAGTATCGAGCTTCGGGGTTGTTTTAATGAGGTTTGAGTAGTTTGATCAGGTTTGAATAAGTTTAAAGTTTGAAAAGGTTGGAGTCGCTTGAGTGCTATAAGCAGGCTCAGTGGGTTTCGTGAGGTTTAAATTTTGATCAGCTATAGTTCTGAGTTGGTACTTAAACCATTTGATCA
Coding sequences within it:
- a CDS encoding AraC family transcriptional regulator, which gives rise to MKSDSLFDLRSHLKNRRLDQVVENRTAYTLNTAELTIYETHAQAEAVELTFHNPVLTSMIRGKKVMHLDDTPDFDYHPGESVLVPSEKTMRIDFPEATFQSPTQCLALAIAQDEITKFTNQLNETVPLIDSTSGWRWSESSFYFSNTSTINALIARLIDIFTENNPAKEFFADLVLKELTIRLIQTQARRLLLDQGQKQTTTNRWMYITQYIQENLHTAFNIRQLADKACMSEPNFYRQFKAQFGLSPLEFINQQRIRLAQQLLKTTSRSVSDISVTCGFNNLNHFLKLFKRYNQLTPLQYRASGLF